Proteins found in one Promicromonospora sukumoe genomic segment:
- a CDS encoding glucose 1-dehydrogenase, with protein MQRFENKTVIVTGAGGGMGVSHVRAYHAEGADVVIADRDTERGAALAAELGERALHVALDITSEEQWAAAVAATEERFGPVSVLVNNAGMQQAAAPIEHMDADAFRRTLDVNVTGQFLGIRAVTPSMRRGGGGAVVNISSTMGNVGTAYYAAYTASKWAVRGLTKSAALELGRDGIRVNSVHPGVVSTPFINAPVAAGERPIADFYSPAPFAVPRLGEPVELSQLVLFLTSADAAFATGSEFVLDGGLLLGPALQYETSSDSEGARRESEAA; from the coding sequence GTGCAGCGATTCGAGAACAAGACCGTCATCGTCACCGGCGCCGGGGGAGGCATGGGCGTGAGCCATGTCCGCGCCTACCACGCCGAGGGCGCCGACGTGGTGATCGCCGACCGCGACACCGAGCGGGGCGCGGCGCTCGCCGCCGAGCTGGGGGAGCGGGCCCTGCACGTGGCGCTCGACATCACCAGCGAGGAGCAGTGGGCGGCGGCCGTCGCCGCGACCGAGGAGCGGTTTGGCCCCGTCTCGGTGCTGGTGAACAACGCGGGCATGCAGCAGGCCGCGGCGCCCATCGAGCACATGGACGCCGACGCGTTCCGGCGCACGCTGGACGTCAACGTGACCGGCCAGTTCCTGGGCATCCGCGCGGTGACGCCGTCCATGCGGCGCGGCGGCGGGGGCGCCGTCGTCAACATCTCCTCGACCATGGGCAACGTCGGCACGGCGTACTACGCGGCCTACACGGCCAGCAAGTGGGCGGTCCGGGGCCTGACCAAGTCCGCGGCGCTGGAGCTGGGCCGCGATGGCATCCGGGTCAACTCGGTGCACCCCGGCGTCGTCTCCACGCCGTTCATCAACGCGCCGGTCGCCGCGGGGGAGCGCCCGATCGCGGACTTCTACTCGCCCGCGCCGTTCGCCGTGCCGCGGCTGGGGGAGCCGGTCGAGCTGTCGCAGCTCGTGCTCTTCCTGACGTCGGCGGACGCGGCGTTCGCCACCGGCTCGGAGTTCGTGCTCGACGGCGGCCTGCTGCTCGGGCCAGCCTTGCAGTACGAGACGTCGTCCGACAGCGAGGGCGCGCGGCGCGAGAGCGAGGCCGCCTGA
- a CDS encoding ABC transporter permease, with protein MSTTYAVRDSVTMLRRNLRHLSRYPSLALMLIAIPVVFLLLFVYVFGGTLGAGLPVDGGGGRADYLNYLVPGIWIMTVASVANGTAVAVAIDRTGGMFDRFRTMDIAQVSVLTGHVLGAVIRTLLALTVMVGFALLLGFRSAAGVAGWFGVAGLVLLLAFSFTWLTVAMGLAAGSIETASNTPLVLMVLPFVSSGFVPTEQMPPGLRHFAEHQPFTPVIETLRALTSGAPVGSDGWTAVVWCVAIGLAGYVWSRRELTAVGRRGR; from the coding sequence ATGAGCACCACCTACGCCGTCCGCGACTCGGTGACGATGCTGCGCCGCAACCTGCGGCACCTGAGCCGCTACCCGTCGCTCGCGCTCATGCTGATCGCGATCCCCGTCGTGTTCCTGCTGCTGTTCGTCTACGTCTTCGGCGGCACGCTCGGCGCGGGCCTCCCGGTCGACGGCGGAGGCGGCCGCGCCGACTACCTCAACTACCTGGTGCCCGGCATCTGGATCATGACGGTGGCCAGCGTCGCGAACGGGACCGCCGTCGCCGTCGCCATCGACCGCACGGGCGGGATGTTCGACCGCTTCCGGACCATGGACATCGCCCAGGTCTCGGTGCTGACCGGGCACGTGCTCGGCGCCGTGATCCGCACCCTGCTCGCGCTGACGGTCATGGTCGGGTTCGCGCTGCTGCTCGGCTTCCGGTCGGCGGCCGGGGTCGCCGGCTGGTTCGGCGTCGCTGGGCTCGTGCTGCTCCTGGCGTTCTCGTTCACCTGGCTGACGGTCGCGATGGGGCTGGCCGCCGGCAGCATCGAGACGGCGAGCAACACCCCGCTGGTCCTCATGGTGCTGCCGTTCGTGAGCAGCGGTTTCGTCCCGACCGAGCAGATGCCGCCCGGGCTGCGGCACTTCGCCGAGCACCAGCCGTTCACGCCGGTCATCGAGACGCTGCGCGCCCTGACGTCGGGCGCTCCGGTGGGCTCGGACGGCTGGACCGCCGTCGTCTGGTGCGTCGCGATCGGTCTGGCGGGCTATGTCTGGTCCCGCCGTGAGCTGACCGCGGTAGGTCGGAGGGGAAGATGA
- a CDS encoding AraC family transcriptional regulator produces MDEVRGLDELRELMDRRVPAGTSEPLPGVFLSRETRPGSPEASTTGTTFALITQGTKELRLGAETVAYGPGEYLVTSIDLPVIGRFTRASEEAPALGFGMTLTAPAIAELLLTAETTAGAPAAAGAGPSSAGLAGRGPAVRALATSRAPAELLDAVGRLIRLLDRPRDLPVLGPMVQREILWLLVTGPQGDAVRQLGLADSKVSRVSGVVQWIRDNAAEPVRIEELARRAGLSVSAFHRTFRTVTGSSPLQFQKQLRLATARQILASRDTSVARVAFDVGYESAAQFNREYRRLFGAPPGRDRARRVSAGAAG; encoded by the coding sequence ATGGACGAGGTGCGTGGGCTGGACGAGCTGCGCGAACTGATGGACCGGCGGGTGCCCGCAGGCACCAGCGAGCCGCTGCCCGGGGTGTTCCTCTCGCGCGAGACGCGGCCGGGCAGCCCGGAGGCGTCGACGACGGGCACCACGTTCGCGCTCATCACGCAGGGCACCAAGGAGCTGCGGCTGGGCGCCGAGACCGTCGCGTACGGGCCGGGCGAGTACCTGGTCACGTCGATCGACCTGCCCGTGATCGGCCGGTTCACGCGGGCGAGCGAGGAGGCGCCGGCGCTGGGCTTCGGGATGACGCTGACCGCCCCCGCCATCGCGGAGCTGCTGCTGACGGCGGAGACGACGGCGGGGGCTCCCGCTGCCGCCGGAGCCGGCCCGTCCTCCGCTGGCCTCGCAGGCCGCGGCCCCGCCGTGCGCGCGCTGGCGACGAGCCGGGCGCCCGCGGAGCTGCTGGACGCCGTCGGGCGGCTGATCCGGCTGCTGGACCGGCCGCGTGACCTGCCCGTGCTGGGTCCGATGGTGCAGCGCGAGATCCTGTGGCTGCTGGTCACGGGGCCGCAGGGTGACGCCGTCCGGCAGCTCGGGCTGGCCGACAGCAAGGTCAGCCGGGTCAGCGGCGTCGTGCAGTGGATCCGGGACAACGCCGCCGAACCGGTCCGCATCGAGGAGCTCGCGCGGCGCGCGGGCCTGAGCGTGTCCGCCTTCCACCGCACGTTCCGCACGGTCACCGGGTCGAGCCCGCTCCAGTTCCAAAAGCAGCTCCGGCTGGCGACGGCGCGCCAGATCCTCGCCTCACGGGACACCAGCGTCGCGCGCGTCGCGTTCGACGTCGGCTACGAGAGCGCGGCCCAGTTCAACCGGGAGTACCGGCGGCTGTTCGGCGCCCCGCCGGGCCGGGACCGGGCGAGGCGGGTGAGCGCGGGCGCCGCTGGCTGA
- a CDS encoding SDR family NAD(P)-dependent oxidoreductase yields the protein MSITIVVGASSGIGQAAAIRAAEGGSGVVVTYNANRDGALKTVARIEEAGGTAVALPLDVGDSATFPAFRGAVERALAETWGARTVTGLVNNAGYGGGTLFADTTEQQLDDFYRVIFKGPYLVTQALLPLIEDGGAIVNTASSSAGTAGLSEGYSAYGSMKGAVIVLTRYLAKELGPRGIRVNSVSPGPTRTPFAGGAFEEYPELTAELVGRTALGRLGEPDDAGSVIAFLLSDGGRWVTAQDIEVTGGFNL from the coding sequence ATGTCGATCACCATCGTCGTCGGGGCCAGCTCCGGCATCGGGCAGGCCGCCGCGATCCGCGCCGCGGAGGGCGGCTCCGGCGTCGTCGTCACCTACAACGCGAACCGGGACGGCGCCCTGAAGACCGTCGCCCGCATCGAGGAGGCGGGTGGCACCGCCGTCGCGCTCCCGCTCGACGTCGGCGACAGCGCCACGTTCCCCGCGTTCCGCGGCGCCGTCGAGCGCGCGCTGGCCGAGACCTGGGGCGCCCGCACGGTCACGGGCCTGGTCAACAACGCCGGGTACGGCGGCGGCACCCTGTTCGCGGACACCACGGAGCAGCAGCTCGACGACTTCTACCGCGTCATCTTCAAGGGCCCCTACCTGGTGACCCAGGCGCTGCTCCCGCTGATCGAGGACGGCGGCGCCATCGTCAACACCGCCAGCAGCTCCGCGGGCACGGCCGGGCTGTCGGAGGGCTACTCGGCCTACGGGTCCATGAAGGGCGCCGTCATCGTGCTGACCCGCTACCTCGCCAAGGAGCTGGGGCCGCGCGGCATCCGCGTCAACTCGGTCTCCCCGGGCCCCACGCGCACCCCGTTCGCCGGCGGCGCGTTCGAGGAGTACCCCGAGCTGACCGCCGAGCTCGTCGGGCGCACCGCCCTCGGCCGCCTCGGCGAGCCCGACGACGCCGGCTCCGTCATCGCGTTCCTCCTGTCCGACGGCGGCCGCTGGGTCACCGCGCAGGACATCGAGGTCACCGGCGGTTTCAACCTGTAG
- a CDS encoding glycosyltransferase: MRVSVFTPSHAPAYLDDCFRSVVGQTYQDWEWIVLLNGDAQWEPPRPDPRIRVLRGETTGHVGAAKREACALAAGEILVELDHDDVLAPTCLAEVVAAFDEHREAVLVYSDFAQINADGSPNFDTFNPAMGWEYAPANVNQMLVNRCRALAPSPHNVGYIWYAPNHVRAFRRTAYDRVGGYDAGLEVLDDQDLMMRLYQAGAFHHIDACLYLQRIHDQNTQRDGRINKLIQHETVDRYHRGIAALAVASAKRAGLASIDLHTAQWAARTLVPGADDLAIDADDLVLPYGDGEVGVIAATELLQRIPDRLAFFAECHRVLAHGGLVLTTTPSTDGRGAFQDPTHVAWWNENSFWYLTQAVLRDRAFPGSSHLRFQVSGLRTYFPTDFDRAHKIPYVGANLMAVKDGPRQGGPLLC, translated from the coding sequence GTGAGGGTTTCCGTCTTCACGCCGAGTCATGCACCGGCGTACCTCGACGACTGCTTCCGGAGCGTCGTCGGCCAGACGTACCAGGACTGGGAGTGGATCGTCCTGCTCAACGGCGACGCGCAGTGGGAACCGCCGCGCCCGGACCCGCGCATCCGGGTCCTGCGCGGCGAGACCACCGGGCACGTCGGCGCGGCCAAACGGGAGGCGTGCGCACTCGCGGCCGGCGAGATCCTCGTCGAGCTCGACCACGACGACGTCCTGGCCCCCACCTGCCTCGCCGAGGTCGTCGCCGCGTTCGACGAGCACCGCGAGGCGGTGCTCGTGTACTCCGACTTCGCGCAGATCAACGCCGACGGCTCGCCCAACTTCGACACCTTCAACCCCGCGATGGGCTGGGAGTACGCCCCCGCGAACGTCAACCAGATGCTCGTCAACCGCTGCCGGGCGCTCGCGCCCAGCCCGCACAACGTCGGCTACATCTGGTACGCGCCCAACCACGTGCGCGCCTTCCGGCGGACGGCGTACGACCGGGTCGGCGGGTACGACGCCGGGCTCGAGGTGCTCGACGACCAGGACCTGATGATGCGCCTCTACCAGGCCGGCGCGTTCCACCACATCGACGCCTGCCTGTACCTGCAGCGCATCCACGACCAGAACACGCAGCGCGACGGGCGGATCAACAAGCTGATCCAGCACGAGACCGTCGACCGCTACCACCGCGGCATCGCGGCGCTCGCGGTCGCCTCGGCGAAGCGGGCGGGCCTCGCGTCGATCGACCTGCACACGGCCCAGTGGGCCGCCCGGACGCTCGTCCCCGGCGCCGACGACCTCGCGATCGACGCCGACGACCTGGTGCTGCCGTACGGGGACGGCGAGGTGGGCGTGATCGCCGCGACCGAGCTGCTGCAGCGGATCCCGGACCGGCTCGCCTTCTTCGCGGAGTGCCACCGCGTGCTCGCGCACGGGGGCCTGGTCCTGACGACGACGCCGAGCACCGACGGGCGCGGCGCCTTCCAGGACCCGACGCACGTGGCCTGGTGGAACGAGAACAGCTTCTGGTACCTCACCCAGGCGGTCCTGCGGGACCGGGCGTTCCCGGGCAGCTCGCACCTGCGGTTCCAGGTCAGCGGGCTGCGCACGTACTTCCCGACCGACTTCGACCGCGCCCACAAGATCCCCTACGTGGGGGCCAACCTGATGGCGGTCAAGGACGGCCCGCGGCAGGGCGGTCCGCTGCTCTGCTGA
- a CDS encoding HAD family hydrolase, with the protein MTATASGPTAAPPDVPTSTPALVACDVDGTLVRTGRRATPAVIDALGAVRAAGHHLVIATGRSLSSAVQVVRQLGIRDGWVVASNGAVTARLRPDGYSVVQAVPVDAEPVVRLVARTRPDLRIAAEVVGTGYRVTRRFPDRQLSGHQEVLRHVEELWARPTPRLVVYGQWAQRLTPTLRASGVTAIAARVDWVDVTAPGAGKAAALESIRAGLGVAPSRTVAIGDGEGDLDMLAWAALSIAMGHAPAAVRAAASRVTGTLDQDGAASALSDALLLPAS; encoded by the coding sequence GTGACCGCGACCGCCTCCGGGCCCACCGCAGCGCCACCCGACGTACCTACGTCCACACCCGCCCTCGTCGCCTGCGACGTGGACGGGACCCTTGTCCGCACGGGACGCCGGGCCACCCCCGCCGTCATCGACGCGCTCGGGGCCGTGCGCGCCGCGGGGCACCACCTGGTGATCGCCACCGGCCGGTCCCTGTCGAGCGCGGTGCAGGTGGTGCGCCAGCTCGGCATCCGCGACGGCTGGGTGGTCGCGTCGAACGGTGCGGTGACCGCGCGGCTGCGCCCGGACGGGTACTCGGTGGTCCAGGCGGTTCCCGTGGACGCCGAGCCCGTGGTCCGGCTGGTCGCCCGCACCCGGCCCGACCTGCGGATCGCCGCCGAGGTCGTCGGTACCGGCTACCGCGTCACAAGGCGGTTCCCCGACCGGCAGCTCAGCGGGCACCAGGAGGTGCTGCGCCACGTCGAGGAGCTCTGGGCGCGCCCGACGCCGCGCCTGGTGGTGTACGGGCAGTGGGCCCAGCGGCTCACGCCCACGCTGCGCGCCTCGGGCGTCACGGCGATCGCCGCCCGCGTGGACTGGGTGGACGTCACCGCTCCCGGCGCCGGCAAGGCCGCCGCGCTGGAGAGCATCCGTGCCGGGCTCGGCGTCGCGCCGTCCCGGACGGTCGCGATCGGGGACGGCGAGGGCGACCTCGACATGCTGGCCTGGGCGGCCCTGTCGATCGCCATGGGGCACGCGCCCGCGGCCGTCCGCGCCGCCGCCAGCCGTGTCACGGGCACCCTCGACCAGGACGGCGCGGCGTCCGCCCTGTCCGACGCGCTCCTGCTGCCGGCGTCCTGA
- a CDS encoding TetR/AcrR family transcriptional regulator, producing the protein MATGTGTYHQQLAERKRAAIITAATGLFLDNGYAGTSLARVAEAAEVSKATLFKQFPTKANLFEAMVKEHWSLADDAPPEPAPGDLATGLAEYGRRYADLMSRPEMVGLYRIVIAEMPRFPALAETHFDVGKMPFFDAVRRYLAAEHDAGSARIDDPVAATTQFMGMISNFAFWPRLTVVGWDPSNAETERVVDDAVTTMVARYGAR; encoded by the coding sequence ATGGCGACCGGGACCGGCACGTACCACCAGCAGCTCGCGGAGCGGAAGCGCGCGGCGATCATCACCGCCGCCACCGGCCTGTTCCTGGACAACGGCTACGCCGGCACGTCACTCGCCCGCGTGGCCGAGGCCGCGGAGGTCTCGAAGGCCACGCTGTTCAAGCAGTTCCCCACGAAGGCGAACCTGTTCGAGGCGATGGTCAAGGAGCACTGGAGCCTCGCCGACGACGCCCCGCCGGAACCCGCACCCGGCGACCTCGCCACCGGCCTGGCCGAGTACGGGCGCAGGTACGCGGACCTCATGTCCCGGCCGGAGATGGTCGGCCTGTACCGCATCGTCATCGCGGAGATGCCGCGCTTCCCGGCGCTCGCCGAGACGCACTTCGACGTCGGCAAGATGCCGTTCTTCGACGCCGTGCGACGCTACCTCGCCGCCGAGCACGACGCCGGGTCCGCGCGCATCGACGACCCGGTCGCGGCCACCACCCAGTTCATGGGGATGATCTCGAACTTCGCCTTCTGGCCGCGGCTGACCGTCGTCGGCTGGGACCCGAGCAACGCCGAGACCGAGCGCGTCGTCGACGACGCCGTCACCACGATGGTCGCGCGCTACGGCGCGCGCTAG
- a CDS encoding putative glycolipid-binding domain-containing protein → MRLRPVPPVSAWTHTGVRAGFEVLFVEQTADGLVLRGHTTAVEGGEAWAVGYRIDVDHRWRTREARIEAVTAAETVRLTLERTDLTAAESPADGARWLVDGVPDDRFDDCVDVDLESSAVTNTLPLHRLDLRRGQAHAAPALFVRAGRLSVEPVEQEYRLRERTQDQISLDYTSATFDFACVLTCDASGLVLEYPGIAVRER, encoded by the coding sequence ATGCGGCTGCGACCGGTGCCCCCGGTGTCGGCCTGGACCCACACCGGGGTCCGGGCCGGCTTCGAGGTGCTGTTCGTCGAGCAGACGGCGGACGGGCTGGTGCTGCGCGGGCACACCACCGCCGTCGAGGGTGGCGAGGCATGGGCGGTCGGGTACCGGATCGACGTCGACCACCGGTGGCGTACCCGCGAGGCCAGGATCGAGGCGGTGACGGCCGCCGAGACCGTGCGCCTCACGCTCGAACGGACCGACCTCACCGCGGCGGAGAGCCCGGCGGACGGCGCCCGCTGGCTGGTCGACGGCGTGCCCGACGACCGGTTCGACGACTGCGTCGACGTGGACCTCGAGTCGTCGGCCGTGACGAACACGCTGCCGCTCCACCGGCTCGACCTGCGGCGCGGGCAGGCCCATGCCGCGCCTGCGCTGTTCGTCCGGGCGGGGCGGCTCTCCGTTGAGCCGGTCGAGCAGGAGTACCGGCTTCGCGAGCGCACCCAGGACCAGATCAGCCTCGACTACACCTCGGCGACCTTCGACTTCGCGTGCGTCCTCACCTGCGACGCCTCCGGGCTGGTGCTGGAGTATCCAGGGATCGCCGTCCGCGAGCGCTGA
- a CDS encoding nitroreductase/quinone reductase family protein, whose protein sequence is MDDAVRRAVEITPAATTRQRIVDVTTTGRRTGLPRRIEIFFYHVAGRTYLCSGTVDRPSWYVNLVAEPALTFHLKNGVRADLRATARPVTEEPERRAVLAEIVADLNQPANPGHLAQPVDLEDWVRRCRLVELTFLD, encoded by the coding sequence ATGGACGACGCCGTCCGGCGCGCCGTCGAGATCACCCCGGCCGCCACGACCCGGCAGCGGATCGTCGACGTCACCACGACGGGGCGACGCACCGGCCTGCCCCGGCGGATCGAGATCTTCTTCTACCACGTGGCCGGCCGCACCTACCTGTGCAGCGGCACGGTCGACCGGCCGAGCTGGTACGTGAACCTGGTCGCCGAGCCCGCCCTGACGTTCCACCTCAAGAACGGGGTGCGCGCCGACCTGCGGGCCACCGCCCGGCCCGTCACCGAGGAGCCGGAACGGCGCGCCGTCCTGGCCGAGATCGTGGCCGACCTCAACCAGCCCGCGAACCCGGGGCACCTGGCCCAGCCGGTGGACCTGGAGGACTGGGTGCGCCGGTGCCGCCTGGTCGAGCTGACCTTCCTGGACTGA
- a CDS encoding DoxX family protein — MPVPLPVLLITVTALARLLGLLAVPALDSWHDAARVGVAAVYLLAASGRLIPRVRADLVRMVPPGLPRPDMLVAGTGVLELAGAIGLLVPTTASAAAICLGLLTLAMTPANISAARRGVLFGGQPPTPVGRRLAEQALYLAALSAIVWLPF, encoded by the coding sequence ATGCCCGTTCCCCTGCCCGTCCTGCTGATCACGGTCACGGCGCTCGCGCGCCTGCTCGGCCTGCTCGCGGTCCCGGCCCTCGACTCCTGGCACGACGCCGCCCGGGTCGGCGTCGCCGCCGTCTACCTGCTCGCGGCGTCGGGGCGGCTGATCCCCCGCGTCCGCGCGGACCTCGTGCGCATGGTGCCGCCGGGCCTGCCGCGCCCCGACATGCTGGTCGCGGGCACCGGGGTCCTGGAGCTCGCCGGGGCGATCGGCCTGCTGGTCCCGACGACGGCGTCCGCCGCGGCGATCTGCCTCGGGCTCCTGACGCTCGCCATGACGCCGGCGAACATCTCGGCGGCGCGACGCGGCGTCCTGTTCGGCGGTCAGCCGCCCACCCCGGTCGGACGCCGTCTGGCGGAACAGGCCCTCTACCTGGCGGCACTGTCGGCGATCGTCTGGCTCCCCTTCTGA
- a CDS encoding TetR/AcrR family transcriptional regulator, which produces MSYHHGDLRRTMTDAAATAVAERGPAGLSLRELARLAGVSHAAPAHHFGDKAGVLMAVATEGFTLLAEALAEAGDDLLAAGVAYVRFAVDHPGHFAVMFDRSLLHGDDADLRAAEQAASGALAGLAPDADGARAAWSVAHGFASLWLSGAISGPDVVAAAEPVLRRLVPDA; this is translated from the coding sequence ATGAGCTATCACCACGGCGACCTGCGCCGGACCATGACCGACGCCGCCGCGACCGCCGTCGCCGAGCGCGGGCCCGCCGGGCTGAGCCTGCGCGAGCTCGCCCGGCTCGCCGGGGTCTCCCACGCGGCGCCCGCCCACCACTTCGGCGACAAGGCCGGCGTGCTCATGGCCGTCGCGACCGAGGGCTTCACGCTGCTCGCCGAGGCCCTCGCCGAGGCGGGCGACGACCTGCTCGCCGCCGGCGTCGCCTACGTGCGGTTCGCCGTGGACCACCCCGGGCACTTCGCCGTCATGTTCGACCGCAGCCTCCTGCACGGCGACGACGCCGACCTGCGCGCGGCCGAGCAGGCGGCATCCGGGGCGCTCGCGGGCCTGGCCCCCGACGCCGACGGCGCGCGCGCCGCCTGGTCCGTCGCGCACGGCTTCGCGAGTCTGTGGCTGTCCGGCGCGATCTCCGGGCCCGACGTCGTCGCGGCGGCGGAGCCGGTGCTGCGCCGCCTGGTCCCGGACGCCTGA
- a CDS encoding MerR family transcriptional regulator, with product MLTIAQVAAYVGVTARAVRHYHAVGLLPEPERDHSGYRRYGAQDVVDLIRVKILADAGVPLARVQELLRATEEEFTAAVAEIDARLRSEIEERERHRERIARLAAGDSLALPPEGTAYLDRWRELGVPERVVAIERDSWILTLAAYPPEQVAAAMADKGLLLDDAEFVDLLRSIGEGIDWAPDDPRLPGLADKVAAVLDRHAGWSGGGAGSAPGGGVGEGSGAGSRDGTGGEAGGASSEMERGLVEMFDSLALDSIPAGRRLESLLEERGWRGWTRQQRVQPRPRPYQP from the coding sequence GTGCTGACTATCGCGCAGGTCGCGGCGTACGTCGGGGTGACGGCGCGCGCCGTCCGCCACTACCACGCCGTCGGGCTGCTGCCGGAGCCCGAGCGCGACCACTCCGGCTACCGCCGGTACGGGGCGCAGGACGTCGTGGACCTGATCCGGGTCAAGATCCTGGCCGACGCCGGCGTGCCGCTGGCCCGCGTCCAGGAGCTGCTGCGCGCCACCGAGGAGGAGTTCACGGCCGCCGTCGCCGAGATCGACGCCCGGCTCCGCTCGGAGATCGAGGAACGCGAACGGCACCGGGAGCGCATCGCGCGGCTCGCCGCGGGCGACAGCCTGGCCCTGCCGCCCGAGGGCACCGCCTACCTGGACCGGTGGCGGGAGCTCGGCGTCCCCGAACGGGTCGTCGCGATCGAGCGGGACAGCTGGATCCTGACCCTCGCCGCGTACCCTCCCGAGCAGGTCGCCGCCGCCATGGCGGACAAGGGCCTGCTGCTGGACGACGCCGAGTTCGTCGACCTCCTGCGCTCGATCGGCGAGGGGATCGACTGGGCGCCCGACGACCCGCGGCTGCCCGGCCTGGCCGACAAGGTGGCGGCGGTCCTGGACCGTCACGCCGGGTGGTCGGGTGGCGGGGCTGGCTCCGCCCCGGGCGGCGGGGTGGGCGAGGGGAGCGGTGCCGGGAGCAGGGACGGGACCGGCGGCGAGGCCGGCGGCGCGTCCAGCGAGATGGAGCGCGGGCTCGTCGAGATGTTCGACTCGCTCGCCCTCGACTCGATCCCGGCGGGCCGGCGCCTGGAGTCGCTGTTGGAGGAGCGCGGCTGGCGAGGCTGGACCCGCCAGCAACGCGTCCAGCCCCGCCCCCGCCCCTACCAGCCGTAG
- a CDS encoding glutamate-rich protein 5: MGTICSVSALGSLSAIGTLCSLGAVRSLRSGRAWCSVGSVFAVCALRTLRSRRSLYPFGPLVALGSGRALRADGARGTGGALRSLSPVGAIRALRPIRTGCTLRALGTGGPLRSVSALSAVRTIGAVGSVRALCSRGTLWSVGAVRALRPLRAVGSVNAVSALCSRGTLRSIGTVAAIGAVRALCTLSSVGPVNAIGALRALGAGGSLGTCRALRPVTAIGTVRAVGSLRTLGSGWSLRAVGALGARCSLGAVGAVRTLCTVCAVRTLGAVGALRARRSLRPVAAVRALRSLNPVRAIGALCPVRALGARRAVSSSRPLGTDQALRPRGALRPVNTVRPVNPIRAVDTIGTVGTVNPRITVRPASAVLSLGPGGPRVPGVALGPGRSARAQASSCAVGALRADGSCASDLPGRAGGVVDLAEGRAAHARRLPALPGVVGAVRGVGGEAAAGQEEHRGRAHRQGGAAGSSVPGH, from the coding sequence TTGGGCACCATCTGTTCCGTCAGCGCCCTGGGCTCCCTGAGCGCCATCGGCACCCTGTGCTCCCTGGGCGCCGTCCGATCCCTGCGGTCCGGTCGCGCCTGGTGCTCCGTCGGTTCCGTCTTCGCCGTCTGCGCCCTGCGGACCTTGCGGTCCCGCAGGTCCTTGTACCCCTTCGGGCCCCTGGTCGCCCTGGGATCCGGCAGGGCCTTGCGGGCCGACGGCGCCCGGGGCACCGGCGGCGCCCTGCGCTCCCTGAGCCCCGTCGGCGCCATCCGCGCCCTGCGCCCCATCCGCACCGGCTGCACCTTGCGAGCCTTGGGGACCGGCGGGCCCCTGCGGTCCGTCAGCGCCCTGAGTGCCGTCCGCACCATCGGCGCCGTCGGTTCCGTCCGCGCCCTGTGCTCCCGTGGCACCCTGTGGTCCGTCGGCGCCGTCCGCGCCTTGCGCCCCTTGAGGGCCGTCGGCTCCGTCAACGCCGTCAGCGCCCTGTGCTCCCGTGGCACCCTGCGGTCCATCGGCACCGTCGCTGCCATCGGCGCCGTCCGCGCCTTGTGCACCTTGAGCTCCGTCGGCCCCGTCAACGCCATCGGAGCCCTGCGCGCCTTGGGGGCCGGCGGGTCCCTGGGGACCTGTCGCGCCCTGAGGCCCGTCACTGCCATCGGCACCGTCCGCGCCGTCGGCTCCCTGCGGACCCTGGGGTCCGGCTGGTCCCTGCGCGCCGTCGGCGCCCTGGGCGCCCGTTGCTCCCTGGGGGCCGTCGGCGCCGTCCGCACCTTGTGCACCGTCTGCGCCGTCCGCACCCTGGGCGCCGTCGGCGCCTTGCGCGCCCGTCGCTCCCTGAGGCCCGTCGCTGCCGTCCGCGCCCTGCGCTCCCTGAACCCCGTCCGCGCCATCGGCGCCCTGTGCCCCGTCCGCGCCCTGGGCGCCCGGCGCGCCGTCAGCTCCAGCCGGCCCCTGGGGACCGATCAGGCCCTGCGGCCCCGGGGGGCCCTGCGCCCCGTCAACACCGTCCGCCCCGTCAACCCCATCCGAGCCGTCGACACCATCGGCACCGTCGGCACCGTCAACCCCCGGATCACCGTCCGCCCCGCGAGCGCCGTTCTCTCCCTGGGGCCCGGCGGACCCAGGGTCCCCGGAGTCGCCCTTGGGCCCGGGCGGTCCGCCCGGGCCCAAGCCTCCTCGTGCGCCGTCGGCGCCCTGCGGGCCGACGGGTCCTGTGCGTCCGATCTCCCCGGGCGGGCCGGCGGTGTCGTCGACCTCGCCGAAGGCCGGGCCGCGCACGCCCGGCGGCTGCCGGCCCTCCCAGGGGTTGTCGGGGCCGTTCGCGGCGTCGGCGGCGAAGCGGCCGCCGGCCAGGAAGAGCACCGCGGTCGCGCCCACCGTCAGGGTGGTGCGGCCGGCTCTTCGGTACCAGGTCATTAG